From the genome of Vicia villosa cultivar HV-30 ecotype Madison, WI linkage group LG2, Vvil1.0, whole genome shotgun sequence, one region includes:
- the LOC131650757 gene encoding uncharacterized protein LOC131650757, translated as MQTVSGSSLSEVSGKFENDFFAKLKIEDDKTENEVKREKDEVEEDDDDDEEFTFVFADPNGSPISADDVFEKGQIRPIFPIFGQDLHFTDDSDNESGSRSPVKKIFVESPSSSGKATSSTSAAVEEGTYCEWNPKVAKKSNSTGSSKLWKLRDPKLRSNSDGKDAFVFLNPAKVEKASSGETKNVVVRKVKVASAKGKPAPSAHEKHYMMSKARKESDKRKSYLPYRQELFGFFSSTNGLGLSRNVHPY; from the coding sequence ATGCAAACCGTTTCAGGTTCATCTCTCAGTGAGGTTTCTGGAAAGTTCGAAAACGATTTCTTCGCCAAGCTGAAAATCGAAGACGATAAAACCGAAAACGAAGTTAAGCGAGAAAAAGATGAGGTAGAAGaagatgacgatgatgatgaagagtTTACTTTCGTTTTCGCAGATCCTAACGGCTCGCCGATTTCCGCTGATGATGTGTTTGAGAAAGGTCAGATTCGTCCTATTTTTCCTATTTTCGGTCAGGATCTTCATTTCACCGACGATTCCGATAACGAATCTGGAAGCCGTTCGCCGGTGAAGAAGATTTTCGTtgaatctccatcttcttccgGGAAAGCAACATCGTCGACTTCCGCGGCGGTGGAAGAAGGGACGTACTGCGAGTGGAATCCAAAAGTAGCGAAGAAGAGTAACTCGACGGGATCATCAAAGTTATGGAAGTTACGCGATCCGAAGCTTAGAAGTAACAGTGACGGTAAagatgcttttgtgtttttgaatccGGCGAAGGTGGAGAAAGCGAGTTCCGGTGAGACGAAAAACGTGGTGGTAAGGAAGGTGAAAGTGGCGTCGGCGAAGGGGAAACCGGCACCGTCGGCGCATGAGAAACATTATATGATGAGTAAAGCGAGGAAGGAAAGTGATAAACGCAAGTCTTACTTGCCGTATAGGCAAGAGTTGTTTGGGTTCTTTTCGAGTACTAATGGATTGGGATTGAGTAGGAATGTTCATCCTTATTGA
- the LOC131650758 gene encoding AMSH-like ubiquitin thioesterase 2 → MEFSKSFLDHKVTKSSPSPALCCVETVPKDDEQNSHITAFNSGEGSSNSGNESSSSTTVRDVHISMRLMEDFLDLAKENTEKDLETCGILGAFLEKGTLYMTTLIIPKQESASNSCNATNEEEVFTILNERSLYPVGWIHTHPSQSCFMSSVDLHTQYSYQAMIPEAFAIVLAPTDTSKSCGLFRITEPDGMNILKNCPERGFHPHKEPDNGSPVYEHCSNVYKNSNLRFEIFDLR, encoded by the exons ATGGAATTCAGTAAATCTTTTTTAGATCATAAAGTAACTAAGTCTTCACCTTCCCCTGCACTATGTTGTGTGGAGACAGTGCCTAAAGATGATGAACAAAATTCTCATATTACAGCTTTTAATTCAGGAGAAGGATCTTCCAATTCCGGTAATGAATCGTCTTCGTCAACTACCGTACGCGATGTGCATATA TCAATGCGGTTAATGGAGGACTTTCTTGATCTTGCGAAAGAAAATACCGAAAAGGATCTGGAAACATGCGGTATACTTGGTGCATTTCTG GAGAAAGGAACCCTCTATATGACTACACTGATCATACCGAAGCAGGAATCAGCATCTAATTCT TGTAATGCCACAAATGAGGAGGAAGTTTTCACAATTCTAAATGAAAGATCCCTTTATCCTGTGGGATGGATCCAT ACGCACCCTTCTCAAAGTTGTTTCATGTCATCGGTGGATCTGCACACTCAATATTCGTACCAG GCGATGATTCCGGAGGCATTTGCCATTGTATTGGCACCAACTGACACCTCAAA GAGCTGTGGACTCTTTCGCATAACCGAACCTGATGGGATGAATATTCTAAAAAATTGTCCGGAGAGAGGATTTCATCCACACAAAGAACCAGATAATGGGAGCCCTGTGTATGAGCACTGCTCCAATGTGTACAAAAATTCCAATCTAAggtttgaaatatttgatttacgcTAA